From a single Sulfitobacter sp. DSM 110093 genomic region:
- a CDS encoding BapA prefix-like domain-containing protein: MAITELQAGGLANVKIDAAKGDISRYVKSGDNLVVELRDGGKIVVSDFYEAAAGGVPHKLMLADGTFSGVEGTFDDTEEVAGLGGNMEQIGAGLGALTTASLAFADDSDDEADPADPTDTTDPTDTTDPTDTTDPTDPTDTTDPTDTTDPTDTTDPTDTTDPTDPTDPTEPTDEADTGLLDPVLGDEGVLGGLTGNDGLLGDLTGSDGLLGDLVGNDGLLSPVTGEDGLVGTLTGSGLLGSSDGSGSLTGGLVSDDGLLGGVLGGTGLTDGLLGEGGAVDGIVETVEGVLDGVIGDGGILGGLLGGEGGVLDGVLGDEGVVGGLLGGEGDLLGGLLGGEGGVLDGVLGDEGVVGGLLGGEGDLLGGLLGGEGGVLDGVLGDEGVVGGLLGGEGGVLDGVLGDEGLVGGLLGGEGGVLGGLLGGDGGPADVVSGTVEDLLATVGAEDGLLDPVIADGGLLGDLTGNEGLLGDVTGSEGLAGDLVGDMGLLADVTGEDGLLGDLTGVGLLGAGSDGGLLGNLGGDLLDGLGGDGMLLSLSASVDGA, translated from the coding sequence ATGGCGATTACTGAGCTCCAGGCTGGCGGCCTAGCCAACGTGAAGATAGATGCCGCCAAAGGTGACATTTCCAGATACGTAAAGTCAGGGGACAACCTTGTTGTAGAGTTGCGTGATGGCGGTAAGATCGTCGTATCTGACTTCTACGAAGCTGCGGCTGGCGGTGTGCCGCACAAGCTGATGCTGGCTGATGGTACGTTCAGCGGCGTTGAAGGGACCTTTGATGACACGGAAGAGGTTGCCGGTCTTGGTGGCAACATGGAGCAAATCGGTGCTGGGCTGGGCGCTCTGACCACAGCTTCTCTCGCGTTTGCTGATGACAGCGATGATGAGGCCGATCCGGCAGACCCTACCGATACGACTGATCCGACGGACACAACTGATCCTACAGATACAACAGATCCGACCGATCCGACGGACACAACCGATCCGACGGACACAACCGACCCGACGGACACAACCGACCCGACAGACACAACTGATCCAACCGATCCGACGGACCCCACTGAGCCTACGGATGAGGCGGACACTGGATTGCTTGATCCCGTGCTTGGGGATGAAGGCGTGCTGGGTGGTCTCACCGGGAACGATGGGCTGTTGGGAGACCTGACCGGGTCCGATGGCTTGCTGGGAGATTTGGTTGGCAACGACGGGCTTTTGAGCCCCGTTACCGGAGAGGATGGCCTGGTTGGCACCCTAACGGGCAGCGGCCTTTTGGGCAGCAGTGACGGGTCTGGTAGTTTGACTGGAGGACTTGTGTCTGATGACGGTCTTTTGGGCGGCGTCCTTGGCGGGACCGGGCTGACCGATGGTTTGCTGGGCGAAGGTGGCGCAGTGGACGGTATCGTTGAAACCGTAGAAGGCGTTCTTGATGGCGTTATCGGTGATGGCGGTATTCTTGGCGGCCTGCTCGGCGGTGAAGGTGGCGTGCTAGATGGTGTCCTTGGTGACGAGGGTGTTGTTGGCGGCTTGCTTGGCGGCGAAGGGGACCTTCTTGGAGGTCTGCTCGGCGGCGAGGGTGGCGTGCTAGACGGTGTTCTTGGTGACGAGGGTGTTGTTGGCGGCTTGCTCGGCGGCGAAGGGGATCTTCTTGGAGGTCTGCTTGGCGGCGAGGGTGGCGTGCTAGACGGTGTTCTTGGTGACGAGGGTGTTGTTGGCGGCTTGCTCGGCGGTGAGGGTGGCGTGCTAGACGGTGTTCTTGGTGACGAGGGCCTCGTTGGTGGCTTGCTCGGCGGTGAAGGTGGCGTTCTTGGCGGCCTTCTCGGCGGGGACGGCGGACCAGCTGATGTCGTCTCTGGTACGGTTGAGGACCTGTTGGCCACCGTGGGGGCTGAGGATGGTTTGCTTGATCCGGTGATCGCGGACGGCGGTCTGCTTGGCGACCTGACGGGGAACGAAGGCCTACTGGGTGACGTGACCGGGTCCGAGGGCTTGGCCGGTGATCTTGTTGGAGATATGGGCCTGCTGGCTGATGTAACCGGCGAGGACGGATTGCTGGGTGATCTCACCGGTGTCGGCCTGCTGGGAGCGGGTAGTGATGGGGGTCTGCTTGGCAATCTAGGCGGCGATCTGCTGGATGGTCTCGGTGGTGACGGCATGCTCCTGAGCCTCTCGGCTTCGGTGGATGGCGCGTAA
- a CDS encoding BapA prefix-like domain-containing protein — protein sequence MADRTIQAGSEIGIKIDVNRSDIERYARQGDDLFITLANGDVITVNDFYIPAADGSLHSLVLADGTESGVEGDPLVGGSGEMSNEGLIAAAAGGLGLIGAAASSSGGGDDDPTDPTDPTDPTDPTDPTDPTDPTDPTDPTDPTDPTDPTDPTDPTDPTDPTDPTDPTDPTDPTDPTDPTDPTDPTDPTDPTDPTDPTDPTDPTDPTDPTDPTDPTDPTDSSDQGLLDPVISDDGLLGDLTGNSGVLGDITGSEGLLGDLIGEGSPLGAVGDDLLGQPLLGDGVADDSVGILDGVLADGGLLGDLTGNSGVLGEVTGSDGLLGDLVGDEGVLSDITGSGGLVGDLTNTGTLGGGTVEGGADDLLGGLLGDGVPTVPADPAEPTDLNNQGFLDPVISDDGLLGDLTGNSGVLGDITGSEGLLGDLIGEGTPASTVGDALLGQPLLGDGVPDDRIGLVDGVISDGGLLGDLTGNSGVLGDVTGSDGLLGDLVGNEGVLSDITGSGGIVGDLTSTGTLGEGTSAGEGGADDPLGGLLGGVLGGLTGEEGPLGDVLDGLTGEDGPLGDVLGGLTGEDSGSGGLAGGLLGGDNPLGETLNEVTDLLGGLTDDGLGSI from the coding sequence ATGGCAGATCGAACCATCCAAGCCGGTTCTGAAATTGGCATCAAGATTGACGTTAACCGTTCCGACATTGAGCGCTACGCCAGACAGGGGGATGACTTGTTCATTACCCTTGCGAACGGGGATGTGATCACAGTCAATGATTTTTACATTCCAGCAGCGGACGGTTCTTTGCATAGTTTGGTTCTGGCCGACGGGACCGAGAGCGGGGTCGAAGGTGATCCTCTTGTCGGTGGTAGCGGTGAGATGTCTAATGAGGGTTTGATCGCGGCGGCGGCAGGTGGCTTAGGTCTAATTGGTGCCGCGGCCAGCAGTAGCGGTGGGGGAGACGACGATCCTACGGACCCGACCGATCCGACTGATCCTACGGACCCAACCGATCCGACTGATCCCACGGACCCGACCGATCCGACTGATCCCACGGACCCAACCGATCCAACTGATCCTACGGACCCGACCGATCCGACTGATCCTACGGACCCAACCGATCCGACTGATCCTACGGACCCGACCGATCCGACTGATCCTACGGACCCAACCGATCCGACTGATCCCACGGACCCGACCGATCCGACTGATCCTACGGACCCAACCGATCCAACTGATCCTACGGACCCGACCGATCCCACGGATCCGACCGATCCGACTGATCCTACGGACTCGAGTGATCAAGGCCTCCTTGATCCGGTGATCTCTGACGATGGCCTCCTCGGTGATCTGACAGGGAACTCTGGGGTTCTGGGAGACATCACGGGCTCTGAGGGATTGCTTGGCGATCTGATCGGCGAGGGTTCCCCGCTTGGTGCCGTGGGAGATGACCTTCTAGGCCAGCCGTTGTTGGGAGATGGCGTTGCTGATGACAGCGTAGGCATTCTCGACGGGGTCCTCGCGGATGGGGGACTGTTGGGTGATCTCACCGGTAATTCGGGTGTGCTCGGTGAGGTGACAGGCTCTGATGGCTTGCTTGGTGACCTAGTCGGTGACGAGGGGGTTCTGTCAGACATCACTGGTTCCGGAGGGCTTGTTGGCGATCTTACCAACACAGGTACGCTTGGCGGAGGTACGGTCGAAGGAGGCGCTGATGATCTGCTGGGTGGCCTGTTGGGAGATGGCGTTCCTACGGTCCCGGCCGACCCAGCTGAGCCCACAGACCTGAATAATCAAGGCTTCCTCGACCCGGTGATCTCTGACGACGGACTTCTGGGCGATTTGACAGGAAACTCTGGGGTTCTGGGAGACATCACGGGCTCTGAGGGTCTGCTAGGCGATCTGATTGGCGAGGGCACCCCGGCGAGCACTGTGGGGGATGCTCTTTTGGGACAACCTCTCCTCGGAGATGGCGTCCCAGATGATCGCATTGGCTTGGTTGATGGGGTTATCTCTGATGGTGGCCTGCTAGGCGATCTCACCGGCAATTCGGGTGTATTAGGTGACGTAACGGGCTCTGATGGCCTGCTTGGTGACCTCGTTGGCAACGAGGGGGTTCTGTCAGACATTACCGGCTCTGGTGGGATTGTCGGCGACCTTACCAGCACTGGTACTCTTGGCGAGGGTACGTCCGCAGGAGAGGGCGGTGCCGACGATCCTCTGGGTGGACTTTTGGGTGGCGTGCTTGGCGGTCTAACTGGGGAGGAGGGCCCACTGGGTGATGTCCTTGACGGCCTGACCGGAGAAGATGGTCCGCTGGGTGACGTGCTCGGTGGTCTGACCGGAGAAGATAGCGGCTCTGGCGGTCTCGCTGGCGGATTGCTCGGCGGCGATAACCCGCTCGGCGAGACGCTTAACGAAGTCACCGATCTGCTGGGAGGGCTGACCGACGACGGCCTAGGCAGCATCTAA
- a CDS encoding response regulator — translation MLENQMPEEKESALNAAKVRPVLQAIARLISTDRRIAILATGKAEILLSNPPANQLGLDVAALKATFSWPTLCARAQRSGSVAVSTTYKATQLEGELVHLSLGNAETFLLRLVETDQEAVQLQNRARAATLLRVAHDLRTPIQSVLASAETLFEQEKGAAAAPNPRTADVQKSAQLALTHIEKVIRVIRGELTSADLQADEDFDLGEEARTIVDMIKPIVHGRGASVTLTVEPQDQLRLHGPVHLVRALLQNMFDNSGKHGGEAIDIHVTCAPGPRQQDTKRQSENIITVQVADQGGGIPDAQKARLLGSNIDATRIDRSTDAKTERTSAGMSVLAHAISHLGGHLELLDRAHDGEPLIDTTQPVAGTILRATFSLPGAAADTTAEDPDATPSSDGLLKGLGILVVEDSPSSRDWLVHSLSQAGAQVEGVENGLRAMRILQRPDAAQNINLLLTDMTLPHINGVELLRGIRDEQSKGRLEWDGLILGLTAHVNDKLREACLALGMVRLLEKPIRNAALCHAVYCAAHSKDDNTVSATDGSAQPIKKTPATLAEPFSARTVKDLTKQLGQEAAVGFMMRAHAEARAILDEITPGKQSAETKRLLHAATGSSGLTGLKLLEHGLRQVELSLDTSETTQQVALEGAREALDATQKAIHTLGSSSPDNR, via the coding sequence ATGCTGGAGAACCAAATGCCCGAGGAAAAAGAATCGGCTTTGAACGCAGCAAAAGTCAGACCTGTTCTGCAGGCGATCGCACGCTTAATATCCACCGATCGGCGCATTGCGATACTCGCAACAGGGAAGGCAGAAATCCTACTTTCAAACCCCCCTGCCAATCAATTGGGGCTGGACGTGGCGGCTCTCAAGGCGACCTTTAGCTGGCCCACACTCTGCGCCCGCGCACAGCGCAGCGGCAGCGTTGCGGTATCCACAACTTATAAAGCAACACAGCTCGAGGGAGAGCTGGTACACCTCTCTCTTGGCAATGCCGAAACTTTCCTGCTGCGCTTGGTCGAAACTGATCAAGAGGCTGTGCAACTACAAAACCGCGCGCGCGCAGCGACCCTGCTTCGGGTTGCCCACGACCTAAGAACACCAATCCAATCTGTCTTAGCCTCCGCAGAAACACTCTTTGAGCAAGAGAAAGGCGCAGCTGCAGCGCCCAATCCGCGCACCGCAGACGTGCAGAAGTCTGCGCAACTCGCCCTCACTCACATAGAAAAAGTGATCCGCGTGATCCGGGGGGAACTGACCAGCGCCGACCTACAAGCCGACGAGGACTTCGACCTGGGCGAAGAAGCACGAACAATCGTCGATATGATCAAGCCCATCGTGCACGGGCGAGGCGCGAGCGTGACCCTGACCGTAGAGCCACAAGACCAACTCCGGCTTCACGGGCCCGTCCATCTGGTGCGCGCCCTGCTCCAGAACATGTTCGACAATTCAGGCAAACATGGCGGGGAAGCCATCGACATACATGTTACATGCGCCCCCGGCCCAAGACAGCAAGACACCAAAAGGCAGAGCGAAAACATCATCACCGTTCAGGTCGCAGATCAGGGCGGCGGTATACCCGATGCCCAAAAGGCGCGGCTGTTGGGAAGCAATATTGACGCAACACGCATAGACCGGAGCACCGACGCCAAGACAGAGCGGACCAGCGCCGGGATGAGCGTCCTAGCCCATGCCATCAGCCACCTGGGCGGCCATCTCGAACTTCTTGACCGAGCCCATGACGGCGAACCGCTGATAGACACCACACAACCTGTCGCCGGGACAATCTTACGCGCGACTTTCTCATTGCCCGGCGCAGCTGCAGATACCACAGCAGAGGATCCAGACGCCACGCCGAGCAGCGATGGACTGCTAAAAGGCCTTGGGATACTGGTCGTAGAGGACAGCCCCTCAAGCCGAGATTGGCTGGTTCACAGCCTGAGCCAAGCGGGCGCGCAGGTCGAAGGGGTCGAGAACGGATTGCGAGCAATGCGTATTCTGCAACGGCCCGACGCCGCGCAGAACATTAACCTTCTGCTGACCGACATGACCCTCCCCCATATAAACGGTGTCGAGCTGCTGCGCGGCATCCGAGATGAACAATCAAAGGGCAGACTGGAATGGGACGGGCTGATCCTTGGTCTGACAGCGCATGTTAACGACAAGCTGCGTGAGGCATGTCTCGCCCTCGGAATGGTCCGGCTGCTGGAAAAGCCCATCCGCAATGCTGCGCTTTGCCACGCGGTCTACTGTGCAGCCCACAGCAAGGATGACAACACAGTCTCCGCCACAGACGGCAGCGCCCAACCAATAAAAAAGACCCCCGCCACCTTGGCAGAACCATTCTCAGCAAGAACAGTCAAAGACCTGACCAAGCAGCTTGGCCAAGAGGCTGCCGTGGGGTTCATGATGCGCGCCCATGCCGAGGCACGGGCGATCCTTGATGAGATCACACCCGGCAAGCAGAGCGCCGAAACCAAGCGCTTGCTGCACGCCGCAACCGGGTCTTCCGGCCTTACGGGCCTTAAGTTGCTGGAACACGGCCTGCGCCAAGTAGAGCTTTCTCTCGACACCTCCGAAACGACACAGCAAGTTGCACTCGAGGGCGCAAGGGAAGCATTAGACGCGACGCAAAAAGCCATACACACGCTTGGATCAAGTTCACCCGATAACAGATGA
- a CDS encoding TAXI family TRAP transporter solute-binding subunit: MKFSCNISSLLSVLSAASLGALRKTTIALAATLSISGALPAVADGSLRLGTASEGGVWFVLGNGFAKVFGDALGTVVTPITTAGSMENARRLSAGNDLHIGLSLATSMRNGVNDGTVDADKIRVIGAGHANFMQVVVRDESGIDSWADAFGSGYVVGVGEPGSASFEVTTGAIQAIAGSLDNINPARIGHQAQSEALKNRDLEVMVVTPGIPTGAVVDATSSANARLISGTEDEIATLQKVMPFMATGVIPVGTYTGQESPVTTVVLPSIMIVNDQMDDDTAYALTKALYENPDKLASVHSNGSQWVPENALASREFIVDQGFDYHSGAVRYFKEIGIW, translated from the coding sequence ATGAAATTTAGCTGTAATATCAGCTCTTTATTGTCGGTGCTGTCTGCAGCATCGCTCGGAGCACTTAGGAAAACTACAATCGCCCTTGCCGCGACGCTCTCCATTAGCGGCGCGTTGCCTGCAGTGGCTGATGGTTCGCTACGACTTGGGACCGCCAGTGAGGGCGGTGTCTGGTTTGTTCTCGGAAATGGTTTTGCCAAGGTGTTTGGGGATGCTCTCGGGACAGTCGTTACGCCGATTACAACAGCGGGATCTATGGAAAACGCACGGCGCCTGAGCGCCGGGAACGATCTGCATATTGGCCTGTCGCTCGCCACGAGTATGCGTAACGGCGTCAATGACGGCACTGTCGATGCTGATAAGATCCGCGTCATCGGTGCGGGTCACGCGAATTTCATGCAGGTTGTCGTTCGAGATGAATCTGGGATCGACAGCTGGGCAGATGCGTTCGGTAGCGGTTACGTAGTCGGCGTTGGTGAACCTGGCAGCGCATCGTTTGAGGTAACGACCGGGGCAATACAAGCAATCGCAGGATCACTCGACAACATCAATCCTGCCCGGATCGGCCATCAGGCGCAATCCGAGGCTCTCAAAAACCGCGACCTGGAGGTTATGGTTGTTACGCCCGGCATTCCGACTGGCGCCGTGGTCGATGCCACCAGTTCGGCAAACGCCCGTCTGATTTCAGGAACAGAAGATGAAATCGCCACACTACAAAAGGTCATGCCCTTCATGGCTACGGGTGTCATCCCGGTTGGCACTTACACAGGCCAAGAGAGCCCAGTCACAACAGTTGTTCTACCTTCCATCATGATCGTGAATGACCAGATGGACGATGACACCGCCTATGCGTTGACGAAAGCACTCTATGAAAACCCGGACAAACTTGCCTCTGTCCACTCGAATGGCAGCCAATGGGTGCCGGAGAATGCATTAGCATCGCGCGAGTTCATAGTGGATCAGGGCTTTGACTACCATTCTGGAGCGGTCCGCTACTTCAAAGAAATTGGCATCTGGTAA
- a CDS encoding BrnA antitoxin family protein: MSENKKHMPTASEDDAPDLNAPYWADKSASATLQRGRPKAEGSGWQSRINDALRKVALTNITAQAKTLSGSGHNAGAG; encoded by the coding sequence ATGAGCGAGAACAAAAAGCATATGCCGACCGCTTCTGAGGACGACGCACCGGATCTGAATGCGCCCTACTGGGCCGACAAGTCCGCCAGTGCAACCCTTCAGCGTGGACGACCCAAGGCAGAAGGTTCGGGCTGGCAAAGCCGGATCAACGATGCTTTGCGCAAGGTCGCGCTAACGAACATCACGGCTCAAGCAAAAACGCTGTCAGGTTCTGGGCACAATGCAGGAGCCGGATAA
- a CDS encoding response regulator transcription factor, translated as MTSPQTKPTRILIADDHAMVLEMFEQFLSNLPDFEAQTAPDLETALDKIDAEGPFDLVLVDLDMPGMNGITGLSKALERNGGKPVGILTSNPTAHVVSEALALGGAGIVLKTESLKSLTNEIRFMANGGRYVPVELIDRPRAKVSKVSSNSPLSEREMTVLALLAQGQPNREIGTELGLAEATVKMHVKSICAKLGANNRTQAVIVARDMNIF; from the coding sequence ATGACGTCCCCTCAAACCAAACCAACCCGGATCCTAATCGCAGATGACCATGCGATGGTATTGGAAATGTTTGAGCAGTTCCTCTCAAACCTCCCCGACTTTGAGGCACAGACCGCGCCCGACCTTGAGACCGCGCTCGACAAGATCGACGCGGAAGGACCTTTTGATCTGGTGTTGGTAGACCTCGACATGCCAGGCATGAACGGGATTACAGGCCTGTCAAAAGCCCTCGAGCGGAACGGGGGCAAGCCCGTCGGAATTCTGACCAGCAATCCCACAGCGCATGTCGTGTCAGAAGCACTTGCTCTGGGCGGCGCAGGCATCGTCCTCAAAACGGAATCGCTTAAGAGCCTCACCAACGAGATACGTTTTATGGCCAACGGCGGGCGGTACGTTCCAGTCGAGCTTATCGACCGGCCACGCGCCAAAGTCAGTAAAGTATCAAGCAATTCCCCTCTATCAGAACGCGAAATGACCGTTCTAGCCCTTCTCGCCCAAGGCCAACCCAACCGCGAGATCGGAACCGAACTGGGTCTGGCCGAAGCAACCGTCAAGATGCATGTGAAATCCATCTGCGCCAAGCTGGGTGCAAACAACCGCACCCAAGCGGTCATTGTCGCCCGCGACATGAACATCTTCTGA
- a CDS encoding glycosyltransferase — protein sequence MVSKPVIVFAGAVYPGQFGLLCDYLRHSGLAESYFLTTPGHMKRNRQRGNHILGFRPDGPILSDDRYYYSAKVERSARIGRGLLNALRDLRKHTKIDVVVAHSLWGAPHFLYDEIDAAIVSYIEFPSFRAHGWDPAYPPDLSQRIADRNAEMLNFHQAVCSDLVICPSQHAKSMFPPALRSNIEVQMEGFDFTSMPAPVTGGREKMTIGFAARDLSSAKGFETYVRLVDKLVSQGVDAQFIAFGGAEEVTYGYEQQAVTRAHNGQIKTFRDHLMLKHPRAAKVIEFPGKLPYDEFSKRITEVDLFLYPLKFGVANWGLMEILGRGGCVLAPDRGYAAEMIQDDVNGQLLPDNDDAWINAILALLDDPARRFRYGQKARNLARAQYDLSVTAPRYMTLFRQAMSNRAARIGNAQETANSPRNMP from the coding sequence ATGGTGAGCAAACCAGTTATCGTCTTTGCAGGTGCCGTATATCCCGGCCAGTTCGGCCTGCTATGCGACTACCTGCGCCATTCAGGCCTGGCCGAAAGCTACTTTCTAACCACGCCAGGACATATGAAACGCAACCGACAGCGCGGCAATCATATTCTTGGGTTTCGCCCGGATGGCCCAATTTTGAGCGATGATCGGTACTACTATTCAGCCAAAGTGGAACGCTCAGCCCGCATCGGCAGAGGGCTACTCAACGCTCTACGCGACCTGCGCAAACATACGAAGATCGACGTGGTAGTGGCCCACTCCCTTTGGGGTGCGCCGCATTTCCTCTACGATGAAATCGACGCGGCCATTGTCAGCTACATCGAATTCCCAAGCTTCCGGGCGCATGGCTGGGACCCCGCCTATCCACCCGACTTGTCACAACGGATCGCAGACCGAAATGCTGAGATGCTGAACTTTCACCAAGCCGTCTGCAGCGACCTGGTGATCTGCCCCAGCCAACATGCAAAGAGCATGTTCCCCCCTGCCCTGCGCTCCAATATCGAAGTGCAAATGGAGGGGTTTGATTTCACATCAATGCCTGCACCTGTGACCGGCGGCCGCGAGAAGATGACAATCGGTTTCGCGGCACGCGATCTGTCATCAGCCAAAGGCTTTGAAACCTATGTGAGGCTGGTCGACAAACTGGTGTCACAGGGCGTTGATGCGCAATTCATTGCCTTCGGCGGCGCCGAGGAAGTGACTTATGGCTACGAACAACAAGCTGTCACGCGCGCACATAACGGCCAGATCAAAACTTTCCGCGATCACCTAATGCTTAAGCACCCCCGCGCCGCAAAGGTGATCGAATTTCCCGGCAAACTGCCTTACGATGAATTCTCAAAGCGGATCACAGAAGTAGACCTTTTCCTCTACCCCCTAAAGTTCGGTGTCGCAAATTGGGGTTTGATGGAAATACTGGGGCGCGGTGGCTGCGTCCTAGCACCCGACCGTGGATATGCAGCTGAGATGATCCAAGACGATGTCAACGGACAGCTGCTTCCCGACAACGACGATGCTTGGATCAACGCAATCCTCGCCCTCCTAGACGATCCAGCGCGACGCTTTCGTTATGGGCAGAAGGCTCGGAACCTCGCGCGCGCGCAATACGACCTATCTGTCACAGCCCCCCGCTACATGACGCTCTTCCGACAAGCGATGTCCAATCGCGCAGCCCGGATCGGGAACGCCCAAGAGACCGCCAACTCACCTAGAAATATGCCCTGA